From Plasmodium falciparum 3D7 genome assembly, chromosome: 9, one genomic window encodes:
- a CDS encoding CRAL/TRIO domain-containing protein, putative, whose product MSDNESYISAENNKSDDGKKSNVNLDNFLNYDIDYYMNEKNKSNYVGVDILQRIDYYNIKSANNEYIMNGNLSNNNNNSHYHHNILLYNRKKEQVDIFYKLKKELYNIAYTNEDNKINNVVTTNNNITVQKNSKKTSSFNTKILKKNFNLFHSKNKDKTNNKKSYDLLNNDLCITLGNKIEDTYKDIKNSVNWLGNFFSNNDNQEEKKYVNVYYADLYFFNDITLIRFLDTYNYNMLKTLNKIIKFIVWRQMHIQDFNNKWDTLKLSEQLTKENDNNNNDNNDNNNNDNNNDNNNNDDDKDKDNNCNIFLNPSNIKDTLIKSNIFRCGYDMYSRPILYVKIQEKLDMSEDDLFLMLVYHVDMCINSVDYKKCYPDAFTSEKDNINNDNDNNDNNNNNNNNNNNNNNNDKNNNDKNNNEDADKSKSNYNSSSDSNNKNYCYKPNTENIKIDETTLQLVIVVDCLKFELNNMISVECIKKMINVFNEFYTDVLFRIYVINVPSFFKKVWCLFNMFIDNHTLNKIIFINKKNINLMYEHIPIHIMEHLDKNATKSEQQKSVFFPSSSLYYKYDEMYYKKLMHYVNIWVDKMIKTNH is encoded by the coding sequence atgagtgATAATGAAAGCTACATTTCTGCAGAAAATAACAAGAGTGATGATGGGAAAAAATCCAATGTAAACcttgataattttttaaattatgatatagattattatatgaatgaaaaaaataaatcaaattaTGTAGGAGTAGATATATTACAACGtattgattattataatataaagagtGCTAATAATGAGTATATAATGAATGGAAAtttaagtaataataataataatagtcattatcatcataatatattattatataatagaaaaaaagaacaagttgatatattttataaattaaaaaaagaattatataatatagcaTATacaaatgaagataataaaataaataatgtcGTAAcaactaataataatataacggttcaaaaaaattcaaaGAAAACATCAAGTTTTAATACAAAAatccttaaaaaaaattttaatttatttcattcgaaaaataaagataaaactaataataaaaaatcatatgatttgttaaataatgatttatGTATAACCTTaggaaataaaatagaagatacttataaagatattaaaaatagtGTTAATTGGCTAGGAAACTTCTTTTCAAACAATGATAatcaagaagaaaaaaaatatgttaatgTTTATTATGcggatttatattttttcaacgATATAACCTTAATACGTTTTCTAGATACATACAATTATAACATGTTGAAAACtttgaataaaataattaagtTTATAGTTTGGAGACAAATGCATATACaagattttaataataaatgggATACCTTGAAATTATCTGAGCAATtaacaaaagaaaatgataacaataataatgataataatgataacaataataatgataataataatgataataataacaatgatgatgataaagataaagataataactgtaatatttttcttaaccCTTCTAATATTAAAGATACTCTTATAAAGTCAAACATCTTCAGATGTGGATACGATATGTATTCCAGACCCATACTATATGTTAAGATACAAGAAAAGCTAGACATGAGTGAAGACGATCTTTTTCTCATGTTAGTTTATCACGTGGATATGTGTATTAATAGTGTAGACTACAAAAAATGTTATCCAGATGCATTTACATCGGAGAAGGACAACatcaataatgataatgataataatgataataacaacaataataataacaacaataataataacaacaataatgacAAAAACAATAATGACAAAAACAATAATGAAGACGCAGATAAAAGCAAAAGTAATTATAACAGCAGCAGTGATAGCAACAATAAGAATTATTGTTATAAACCTAATacagaaaatattaaaatagatGAAACGACCTTACAACTTGTTATTGTTGTGGATTGCCTTAAGtttgaattaaataatatgattagCGTggaatgtataaaaaaaatgataaatgtaTTTAACGAGTTTTATACGGATGTTTTATTCagaatatatgttattaatgTACCATCCTTTTTTAAGAAGGTTTGGTGTCTTTTCAATATGTTTATTGATAATCatacattaaataaaattatttttattaataaaaaaaacattaattTAATGTATGAACATATTCCTATTCATATTATGGAACACTTAGATAAAAATGCAACAAAATCAGAGCAACAAAAATCAGTCTTTTTTCCTTCTAGTTCTTTATATTACAAGTATGATgaaatgtattataaaaagcTTATGCATTATGTCAATATTTGGGTAGACAAAATGATAAAGACTAATCACTAG
- a CDS encoding inosine-5'-monophosphate dehydrogenase, producing MASGWKADEVFGGVMSYTYDDIICMPGYIDFALSDIDLTNNMTDNITLKTPVISSPMDTVTGHKMSIALALSGGLGVIHNNMSIEKQIEEVKKVKRFENGFIFDPYTFSPEHTVADVLETKNRVGYKSYPITVDGKVGSKLVGIITGVDYLYLTNKSMKIGDIMTTDVVTGSYPINLSDANKVLCDEKKSVLPIVNKNNELIALVCRNDMHKNRIFPHASKSQNKQLIVGASISTREHDLERANQLIKNMIDVICIDSSQGNSIYQIDTIKKIKSAHPDIPIIGGNVVTSQQAKNLIDAGADVLRIGMGSGSICTTQDVCAVGRAQGTAVYHVSKYAHTRNIKTIADGGIKNSGNIVKALSLGADFVMLGNLLAATEESCSEYYFENNVRLKIYRGMGSMEAMYNKGFNSKSRYLVDERKNEYTDENIDEIKVSQGVSASLVDKGSVLNLIPHLFKAVKHGFQSMGIRNIPELHSKLYSGDIRFDVRSFNTIKEGKVSDNLIFNNKKFTT from the coding sequence GAAAGCAGATGAAGTTTTTGGAGGCGTCATGTCCTATACATATGACGACATAATATGTATGCCCGGATATATAGATTTTGCATTAAGTGATATAGatttaacaaataatatgaCAGATAACATAACGCTAAAAACACCGGTAATATCATCTCCTATGGATACAGTAACGGGACATAAGATGTCAATAGCTTTAGCTTTGAGCGGTGGTTTAGGTGtgattcataataatatgagtATAGAAAAGCAAATTGAAGAGGTGAAAAAGGTTAAGAGGTTTGAGAATGGTTTTATTTTTGATCCTTATACATTTTCCCCTGAACATACTGTAGCAGATGTATTAGAAACAAAGAATCGTGTTGGTTATAAATCATATCCGATAACAGTAGATGGTAAGGTAGGTTCTAAATTAGTTGGTATAATAACAGGTGTtgattatctttatttaacaaataaaagTATGAAGATCGGTGATATTATGACAACTGATGTTGTTACAGGGAGTTATCCCATAAATTTATCTGATGCTAATAAAGTACTttgtgatgaaaaaaaaagtgttCTTCCTAtagttaataaaaataatgaacttATAGCTTTAGTATGTCGAAATGATATGCataaaaatagaatattTCCCCATGCGTCTAAAAGTCAAAATAAACAATTAATTGTAGGTGCATCTATATCGACAAGAGAACATGATTTAGAAAGAGCAAAtcaattaattaaaaatatgatcgATGTTATATGTATAGATTCATCACAAGGAAATAGTATATATCAAATTGATaccattaaaaaaattaaatcagCTCATCCAGATATTCCAATTATTGGTGGTAATGTTGTTACTTCTCAACAAgcaaaaaatttaatagatGCAGGTGCAGATGTTTTACGTATTGGTATGGGTAGTGGTTCAATTTGTACAACACAAGATGTATGTGCTGTAGGTAGAGCACAAGGAACAGCTGTTTATCATGTAAGTAAATATGCTCATActagaaatattaaaactaTTGCAGATGGAGGGATCAAAAATTCAGGTAATATTGTGAAGGCATTATCTTTAGGAGCAGATTTTGTTATGTTAGGAAATTTGTTGGCAGCAACTGAAGAAAGTTGCAgtgaatattattttgaaaataacgtccgtttaaaaatatatagaggTATGGGTAGTATGGAAGCTATGTATAATAAAGGATTCAATTCAAAAAGTAGATATTTAGTTGATGAAAggaaaaatgaatatacagATGAAAATATTGATGAAATAAAAGTCTCTCAAGGAGTATCAGCTAGTTTAGTAGATAAAGGATCGGTCCTTAATTTAATTCCACATCTATTCAAAGCAGTAAAACATGGATTCCAGAGTATGGGTATAAGAAACATTCCAGAATTACattcaaaattatattcTGGTGATATAAGATTTGATGTTAGATCTTTTAATACAATTAAAGAAGGTAAAGTCAgtgataatttaatattcaACAACAAAAAGTTTACTACATAA